One region of Bacillus pumilus genomic DNA includes:
- a CDS encoding UvrB/UvrC motif-containing protein, whose protein sequence is MICQECNERPATFHFTKVINGEKQEMHICEQCAKENSDSYAMSGNQGFSIHNLLSGLLNIDPSFTTSANKGSSIFQEAREVDQCPKCGLTFQQFRKTGRFGCAECYRSFDQYLNPVLRKVHSGNTVHHGKVPKRIAGSLHVRRKLELMQQELKQLIEQEEFEKAAEVRDQIRALEHEQSQQREGD, encoded by the coding sequence TTGATTTGTCAAGAATGCAATGAGAGACCAGCCACTTTTCACTTTACGAAAGTTATAAATGGAGAAAAACAGGAAATGCACATATGTGAACAATGTGCAAAAGAAAACAGTGATTCATATGCTATGAGTGGAAACCAAGGTTTCTCGATTCACAACCTATTATCAGGCTTACTGAATATTGATCCTAGCTTTACCACAAGTGCGAATAAGGGATCATCCATTTTTCAAGAAGCGAGAGAAGTGGATCAATGTCCTAAATGTGGCTTAACCTTTCAACAATTCAGAAAAACAGGCCGTTTTGGCTGTGCAGAATGCTATCGTTCATTTGATCAGTATCTAAACCCTGTTTTACGGAAAGTCCATAGTGGAAATACAGTCCATCATGGAAAAGTGCCTAAACGGATTGCCGGTAGTCTTCATGTGCGCCGGAAACTTGAGTTGATGCAGCAAGAGCTAAAGCAGTTAATTGAACAAGAAGAGTTTGAAAAAGCAGCGGAAGTTCGAGATCAAATTCGTGCATTAGAGCATGAGCAATCTCAGCAGAGGGAGGGAGATTAA
- the clpC gene encoding ATP-dependent protease ATP-binding subunit ClpC has product MMFGRFTERAQKVLALAQEEAIRLGHKNIGTEHILLGLVREGEGIAAKALEALGLVSDKIQKEVESLIGRGQEVSQAIPHYTPRAKKVTELSMDEARKLGHSYVGTEHILLGLIREGEGVAARVLNNLGVSLNKARQQVLQLLGSNETGASAAGSNSNANTPTLDSLARDLTAIAKEDSLDPVIGRSKEIQRVIEVLSRRTKNNPVLIGEPGVGKTAIAEGLAQQIIHNEVPEILRDKRVMTLDMGTVVAGTKYRGEFEDRLKKVMDEIRQAGNIILFIDELHTLIGAGGAEGAIDASNILKPSLARGELQCIGATTLDEYRKYIEKDAALERRFQPIQVDQPSVDESIQILRGLRDRYEAHHRVSITDEAIEAAVKLSDRYISDRFLPDKAIDLIDEAGSKVRLRSFTTPPNLKELEQKLDEVRKEKDAAVQSQEFEKAASLRDTEQRLREKVEVTKKSWKEKQGQENSEVSVDDIAMVVSSWTGVPVSKIAQTETDKLLNMEQLLHSRVIGQDEAVVAVAKAVRRARAGLKDPKRPIGSFIFLGPTGVGKTELARALAESIFGDEEAMIRIDMSEYMEKHSTSRLVGSPPGYVGYEEGGQLTEKVRRKPYSVVLLDEIEKAHPDVFNILLQVLEDGRLTDSKGRTVDFRNTILIMTSNVGASELKRNKYVGFNVQDEGQNYKDMKGKVMGELKRAFRPEFINRIDEIIVFHSLEKKHLKEIVSLMSDQLTKRLKEQDLSIELTEAAKAKIADEGVDLEYGARPLRRAIQKHVEDRLSEELLKGNIEKGQQIVLDVEDGEIVVKTTAATN; this is encoded by the coding sequence ATGATGTTTGGAAGATTCACTGAAAGAGCTCAAAAGGTATTAGCACTTGCACAAGAAGAAGCCATTCGCCTAGGCCATAAGAACATTGGTACTGAACACATTTTACTTGGTCTAGTTCGTGAGGGTGAGGGCATCGCCGCAAAAGCGTTAGAAGCACTGGGCCTTGTTTCAGATAAAATCCAAAAAGAAGTCGAAAGCTTGATTGGAAGAGGGCAAGAGGTGTCTCAAGCTATTCCTCATTATACGCCTAGAGCGAAGAAGGTCACTGAGCTTTCAATGGATGAAGCAAGAAAGCTAGGTCATTCCTATGTAGGGACAGAACATATTCTATTAGGTCTTATTCGCGAGGGAGAGGGTGTAGCTGCCCGCGTGTTAAATAACCTCGGAGTGAGCTTAAATAAAGCACGTCAGCAAGTCCTGCAGCTGCTTGGCAGCAATGAAACAGGTGCATCTGCCGCTGGCTCTAACAGCAATGCAAATACACCAACATTAGATAGCTTGGCAAGAGATTTAACAGCTATTGCGAAAGAAGACAGTCTGGACCCTGTCATTGGACGAAGCAAAGAAATTCAGCGTGTCATCGAGGTTCTAAGCAGAAGAACAAAGAATAACCCTGTGCTGATTGGTGAGCCTGGTGTTGGTAAAACAGCCATTGCTGAAGGTCTGGCACAGCAAATTATTCATAATGAAGTGCCTGAAATCCTGCGCGATAAACGAGTGATGACGCTTGATATGGGAACTGTTGTAGCGGGAACGAAATATCGTGGTGAATTTGAGGATCGCTTGAAAAAAGTCATGGACGAAATTCGTCAGGCAGGAAATATCATTCTCTTCATTGATGAGCTTCATACATTGATTGGTGCTGGTGGAGCAGAGGGTGCGATTGACGCATCTAATATTCTCAAACCATCCTTAGCACGTGGAGAGCTTCAATGTATTGGGGCGACAACGTTAGATGAGTACCGTAAATATATTGAAAAGGATGCTGCGCTTGAACGACGTTTCCAGCCAATTCAAGTAGATCAGCCATCTGTTGATGAAAGTATTCAAATTTTAAGAGGACTTAGAGATCGTTATGAGGCACATCACCGTGTGTCCATTACAGATGAAGCGATTGAGGCGGCGGTGAAGTTATCTGACCGTTATATATCTGATCGTTTCCTTCCAGATAAGGCGATTGATTTAATTGATGAGGCAGGGTCGAAAGTCCGCTTACGTTCTTTCACAACACCGCCTAACCTAAAAGAACTAGAGCAAAAGCTAGATGAAGTACGCAAGGAAAAGGATGCGGCTGTTCAAAGTCAGGAATTTGAAAAAGCAGCTTCTCTTCGCGATACAGAGCAGCGTTTGCGTGAAAAAGTAGAAGTCACAAAGAAATCTTGGAAAGAAAAGCAAGGTCAGGAGAATTCAGAGGTATCAGTGGATGATATCGCAATGGTTGTCTCTAGCTGGACGGGAGTGCCTGTTTCAAAAATTGCCCAAACCGAAACCGATAAGCTTCTGAATATGGAACAATTACTCCATTCTCGTGTAATTGGGCAGGATGAAGCGGTTGTCGCTGTAGCAAAAGCTGTGAGACGTGCGCGTGCTGGCTTAAAAGATCCAAAACGTCCAATCGGCTCATTTATCTTCTTAGGCCCAACAGGAGTTGGTAAAACGGAGCTTGCAAGAGCACTCGCAGAGTCTATTTTCGGTGATGAAGAAGCGATGATCCGTATCGATATGTCTGAATACATGGAGAAACACTCTACATCTAGACTTGTTGGGTCACCTCCAGGCTATGTTGGCTATGAAGAAGGCGGACAACTGACTGAAAAAGTGAGAAGAAAACCTTATTCTGTTGTGCTTTTAGATGAGATTGAAAAGGCGCATCCAGATGTATTCAACATCTTACTGCAAGTGTTAGAGGATGGTCGTCTGACTGATTCTAAAGGGCGTACTGTTGACTTTAGAAACACGATTTTAATCATGACATCCAACGTTGGAGCTAGTGAACTGAAGCGAAATAAATATGTTGGCTTTAACGTGCAGGATGAAGGTCAAAATTACAAGGATATGAAAGGCAAAGTGATGGGCGAGTTGAAACGTGCGTTTAGACCAGAATTCATCAACCGTATTGATGAAATCATTGTCTTCCATTCACTTGAAAAGAAACATCTAAAAGAGATCGTGTCTCTCATGTCTGATCAATTGACGAAACGATTAAAAGAACAAGACCTTTCAATCGAATTGACAGAAGCAGCAAAAGCGAAGATTGCCGACGAAGGTGTAGATCTTGAGTACGGTGCGCGTCCGTTAAGAAGAGCGATTCAAAAGCATGTGGAGGATCGACTTTCTGAGGAGCTTCTGAAGGGCAATATTGAAAAAGGTCAACAAATCGTATTAGATGTGGAAGATGGAGAAATTGTCGTAAAAACGACGGCTGCTACGAACTAA
- a CDS encoding protein arginine kinase: MSLQHFIQDALSQWMKQKGPESDIVLSSRIRLARNLEHVRFPTQFSQEEAEAVLQQFEQKFASQEVKDIGNFVLIRMNETQPLAKRVLVEKHLISPNLAESRFGGCLLSENEEISVMLNEEDHIRIQCLFPGFQLANALKAANQIDDWIEEQVDYAFSEKRGYLTSCPTNVGTGIRASVMMHLPALALTRQMNRIIPAINQLGLVVRGIYGEGSEAIGNIFQISNQMTLGQSEEDIVDDLNSVTAQLIEQERSARKALYQTSKIELEDRVYRSLGILSNCRMIESKETAKCLSDVRLGIDLGIIKGLSSNILNELMILTQPGFLQQYSGGALEPNERDIKRAAIIRERLRLEMHRNGQEDETI, translated from the coding sequence ATGTCGCTCCAGCATTTTATTCAAGACGCTTTAAGTCAATGGATGAAACAAAAAGGACCAGAAAGTGACATTGTTCTAAGCAGTCGAATCAGGCTAGCGCGCAATCTAGAGCATGTTCGTTTCCCAACTCAGTTTTCTCAGGAAGAGGCTGAAGCTGTTCTCCAGCAATTCGAGCAAAAGTTTGCTAGCCAGGAAGTGAAGGACATCGGAAACTTTGTTCTAATTCGAATGAATGAAACACAGCCTTTAGCAAAGAGGGTACTTGTTGAAAAGCATTTGATTAGCCCAAACTTAGCAGAATCAAGATTTGGCGGTTGTTTGCTTTCTGAAAATGAAGAAATCAGTGTGATGCTGAATGAAGAAGACCATATTCGGATCCAATGCTTATTTCCAGGATTCCAACTAGCCAATGCACTGAAAGCGGCTAACCAGATAGATGACTGGATTGAAGAGCAAGTGGATTATGCGTTTTCTGAAAAGCGAGGATACTTAACGAGCTGTCCAACCAATGTAGGTACAGGTATTAGGGCTTCGGTCATGATGCATTTACCAGCTTTAGCCCTCACAAGACAAATGAATCGGATTATTCCGGCGATTAATCAATTAGGTCTTGTAGTCAGAGGAATTTATGGTGAAGGCAGCGAAGCAATAGGGAACATCTTTCAAATTTCAAATCAAATGACACTTGGTCAATCAGAAGAAGACATTGTAGATGATTTAAATAGTGTGACCGCTCAGCTCATTGAACAAGAGCGATCTGCACGAAAAGCGTTATATCAAACATCTAAAATTGAACTTGAGGACAGAGTGTACCGTTCGTTAGGGATTTTGTCCAATTGTCGTATGATTGAATCAAAGGAAACAGCAAAGTGTTTGTCAGATGTGCGCCTTGGAATTGATTTAGGTATCATTAAGGGGCTTTCAAGTAATATACTGAATGAACTCATGATTTTGACACAGCCTGGCTTTCTTCAACAATATTCAGGAGGAGCTCTGGAGCCAAATGAACGAGATATAAAACGAGCAGCGATTATTAGAGAAAGGCTGCGTTTAGAAATGCATAGGAATGGACAGGAGGATGAAACGATATGA
- a CDS encoding CtsR family transcriptional regulator → MAQNISDIIEQYLKEVLDQNGREILEIKRNEIADKFQCVPSQINYVINTRFTSERGYIVESKRGGGGYIRIIKVKMNDEVDLLNNIISQIYHRLSQAASDHIIMRLVENNILSEREAKMMISVMDRSVLHIDLPERDELRARMMKAMLNALKLK, encoded by the coding sequence GTGGCACAAAATATTTCTGATATCATCGAGCAGTATTTGAAAGAAGTCTTGGATCAGAATGGTCGAGAAATATTAGAAATTAAGCGCAATGAAATTGCAGATAAGTTTCAATGCGTACCTTCACAAATTAACTATGTTATCAATACACGCTTTACGAGCGAGAGAGGCTATATCGTTGAAAGTAAGCGTGGCGGCGGTGGCTATATCCGCATCATTAAAGTCAAAATGAATGATGAAGTCGACTTATTGAACAATATTATTTCCCAAATATATCATCGTTTATCACAGGCTGCCTCTGATCATATCATCATGCGTCTTGTCGAAAATAACATTTTATCTGAAAGAGAAGCAAAGATGATGATCAGTGTCATGGACCGTTCTGTTTTGCACATTGATTTACCTGAACGGGATGAATTGCGGGCTCGGATGATGAAAGCGATGTTAAATGCTTTGAAATTAAAGTAA